In a genomic window of Passer domesticus isolate bPasDom1 chromosome 3, bPasDom1.hap1, whole genome shotgun sequence:
- the TOGARAM2 gene encoding TOG array regulator of axonemal microtubules protein 2 isoform X5: protein MDFTGKGKTTEGKGLSGYPLAKRFPLASPSMLLPSKPLLPILRNSPSAKTDKICHGEQETGKSGSGLDEESRKTQELTSEGKGSKAFSQYSSSGEMKKGSLELPLIPPLRKAGIPPVGTAAGSVHTSLHVDFQELQEMRPRPRIISQEKTPGDAGLSGYPLARRFSRASPSMLLPSKSFLPILRSSPSATPSKMCHGEQETGKAGSGWDEQSRKTQELNSEGKGSKTSLLYSTGGELKKRPLRKSLIPRLRKAGIPPVGTAAGSVHTSLQVDLQELPEMRPRPSTRSQEKTLDHADLTGYTTAMSLAQTRPSSLLPIKPLPPIQERPSSIKPSKVYDGEEEKGKSSTDKKDVRRSKQELRAEGEGHKTSLPCPIGREMKMGSLGLPVIPPIRKAGIPSVDTAAGSVHRSLHVDFQELQEMRPRPSIISQEKTLEGAGLSGYPLAKRISLASPSMLLPSKPLPPILRSSPSANTIKMCHREQETGKSGSSLDEERRKTQELTSERKGSKTSLLYSTGGELKKRPLRKSLIPRLRKAGIPPVGSAAGSVPKSPQMDWQESREMSSSYVPLSSIFSRPRPSSRSQEKTPEDADLTGYTTAMSLAQTRPSSLLPIKPLPPIQERPSSIKPSKMYDGEEEKGKSSTDKKDVRRSKQALRAEGEGHKTSLPCPIGREMKMGSLGLPVIPPIRKAGIPSVDTAAGSAHRSPHVDLQELQEMRPRPSIISQEKTLEGADLIGYTLARRFSLSSPAMLLPSKPLLPILRSSPFAMPSKMCHGEQETGKSGSGLDEARRKTQELTSEGKGSKTSLLYSTGGEMKKRPLRKSLIPRLRKAGIPPVGSAAGSVPKSPQMDWQDSNEMRPRPSIRSQEKTPEDAGLPLSQAKETDDPSSPGLRSDKELRDSFGKIHAEMCKLAKEKLEQKKMKILMEAMKRRQNEKSLQLSPETVEPGDAAEASFSLPPINGTAPSVQRKDPGSSMKKTVVRKQDKVPLQPSTPTIHGDGSFPLSSSVTSQTATGAKRREEPLRGHRQKDRAFSDPQQALQEALSFLGSDDWERKKKGLLNITLLAESHSEVLLCRLREICLAVTSEVSNLRSNVSCSAIVTLGELFEILGKDMDSEVDEIAAVLLHMLRNSPEFIQKAACESLGMMVENVTPIRAMTALMDKGVKSRYVPARKCAAELLLSLTEKMGVTKLAGTPRAERLAHVAGILAQDCHKDTRHYGQEMVKMLLSNQKFKKLLEQSLSTHDLEDILKRMKKKGMDNQKAECPPVQEPVKKRNDGAKKPQATSPPSKRAKSATDGHRLHRATAQVTLPASVEERELLQKLYHLLEDKGFQTRMEGVALLLDLSQTRPQLITTNIVQIFDYFVLRICDTHKKVKQKALEALAEIIGLLQDAMNPLMIRLVEGITKNLNSKDPGVHAAAVKALDQAVVHLDEVSLMKELSHQWSQLSGQALLIVTERITELVEWVHARSPEAVERYALPVLWSCLENKALPVQSASVCTVVTKLACALCEALGSRIIKFADSTPPHVQENLNSLLGW from the exons GCCTGTCTGGCTACCCTCTTGCCAGGAGGTTTTCCCGGGCAAGTCCATCAATGCTCCTTCCATCCAAGTCATTCCTGCCCATCCTGAGGAGCTCTCCTTCTGCCACACCAAGCAAAATGTGCCATGGAGAGCAGGAGACTGGGAAAGCTGGCAGTGGCTGGGATGAGCAGAGTAGAAAAACCCAGGAGCTaaattcagagggaaaaggaagtaag ACCTCCTTGCTGTATTCCACTGGAGGGGAATTGAAGAAGAGACCATTGAGAAAATCTTTGATTCCCCGTCTACGGAAGGCAGGAATTCCTCCTgttggcactgctgctgggtcAGTGCACACCTCTCTCCAGGTGGATTTGCAGGAGTTGCcggagatgag GCCAAGACCCAGCACACGAAGCCAAGAGAAGACCCTGGACCATGCAG atCTGACTGGCTACACCACTGCCATGAGTCTTGCCCAGACACGTCCCTCTTCACTCCTTCCCATCAAGCCCTTGCCTCCCATCCAAGAGAGGCCTTCTTCAATCAAGCCAAGCAAGGTGTATGATGGGGAGGAAGAGAAAGGCAAAAGTAGCACTGACAAGAAAGATGTCAGAAGAAGCAAGCaggagctgagagcagagggagaaggacataag actTCCTTGCCTTGTCCCATTGGTAGAGAAATGAAGATGGGGTCATTGGGACTGCCTGTGATCCCCCCAATACGCAAGGCAGGAATTCCCTCTGTTGACACTGCTGCTGGGTCAGTGCACAGGTCTCTCCATGTGGATTTCCAGGAGTTgcaggagatgag gccaagacccAGCATCATAAGTCAGGAGAAGACCCTGGAAGGTGCAG GCCTGTCTGGCTACCCTCTTGCCAAGAGAATTTCCCTGGCAAGTCCATCaatgctccttccctccaagccGTTGCCTCCCATCCTGAGGAGCTCTCCTTCTGCCAATACAATCAAAATGTGCCATAGAGAGCAGGAGACTGGGAAATCTGGCAGCAGCCTGGatgaggagaggagaaaaaccCAGGAGCTCacatcagagagaaaaggaagtAAG ACCTCCTTGCTGTATTCCACTGGAGGGGAATTGAAGAAGAGACCATTGAGAAAATCTTTGATCCCCCGTCTACGGAAGGCAGGAATTCCTcctgttggcagtgctgctgggtctgtgccCAAGTCTCCTCAAATGGATTGGCAGGAGTCCCGCGAGATGAG ctcctcatatgttcctttgtcctccattttctccaggccaagacccagcagcagaagccaggAGAAGACCCCGGAAGATGCAG atCTGACTGGCTACACCACTGCCATGAGTCTTGCCCAGACACGTCCCTCTTCACTCCTTCCCATCAAGCCCTTGCCTCCCATCCAAGAGAGGCCTTCTTCCATCAAGCCAAGCAAGATGTATGATGGGGAGGAAGAGAAAGGCAAAAGTAGCACTGACAAGAAAGATGTCAGAAGAAGCAAGCAGGcgctgagagcagagggagaaggacataag accTCCTTGCCTTGTCCCATTGGTAGAGAAATGAAGATGGGGTCATTGGGACTGCCTGTGATTCCCCCAATACGCAAGGCAGGAATTCCCTCTGTTGACACTGCTGCTGGGTCAGCGCACAGGTCTCCCCATGTGGATTTGCAGGAGTTgcaggagatgag gccaagacccAGCATCATAAGTCAGGAGAAGACCCTGGAAGGTGCAG aCCTGATTGGCTACACGCTTGCCAGGAGGTTTTCCCTGTCAAGTCCGGCAATGCTCCTTCCATCTAAGCCTTTGCTTCCCATCCTGAGGAGCTCTCCTTTTGCCATGCCAAGCAAAATGTGCCATGGAGAGCAGGAGACTGGGAAATCTGGCAGCGGCCTTGATGAGGCGAGGAGAAAAACCCAGGAGCTCACatcagagggaaaaggaagtaag ACCTCCTTGCTGTATTCCACGGGCGGGGAAATGAAGAAGAGACCATTGAGAAAATCTTTGATCCCCCGTCTACGGAAGGCAGGAATTCCCcctgttggcagtgctgctgggtctgtgccCAAGTCTCCTCAGATGGATTGGCAGGACTCCAAcgagatgag gccaagacccAGCATCAGAAGCCAGGAGAAGACCCCGGAAGATGCAG GCCTCCCACTGAGCCAGGCCAAGGAGACAGATGATCCCAGCAGTCCTGGTCTTAGGAGTGACAAAGAGCTGAGGGACAGCTTTGGAAAG ATCCATGCTGAAATGTGCAAGTTGGCTAAGGAGAAAttagagcagaagaaaatgaagattttGATGGAAGCGATGAAGAggagacaaaatgaaaaatccttGCAGCTTTCTCCAGAGACAGTTGAGCCTGGGGatgcagctgaagcaa GCTTTAGTCTACCACCTATcaatggcacagctcccagtgtgcAGAGAAAAGACCCTGGTAGCTCCATGAAGAAAACAGTTGTGAGAAAGCAGGACAAGGTGCCCTTACAGCCCAGCACGCCCACCATCCATGGAGATGGCAGCTTCCCACTCAGCTCCTCAG TGACCTCGCAGACAGCCACTGGTGCCAAGCGCCGAGAGGAGCCGCTCCGTGGGCAcaggcagaaggacagagccttTTCAGACCCACAGCAGGCCTTGCAGGAGGCCCTGTCCTTTCTGGGCAGCGATGACTG GGAACGGAAGAAGAAGGGACTCTTGAACAtcacactgctggctgagtcccATTCAGAAGTCCTGCTGTGTCGACTTCGTGAGATTTGCTTAGCAGTTACCAGCGAG GTGAGCAACCTCCGGTCCAAtgtgtcctgctctgcaatcgtcactctgggagagctcTTTGAGATCTTGGGGAAGGACATGGACTCCGAGGTGGACGAGATTGCTGCAGTCCTTCTCCACATGTTGCGGAACTCCCCAGAGTTtattcagaaggcagcctgtgAGAGCCTGGGGATGATGGTCGAGAACGTGACTCCTATACGAGCAATGACTGCTCTCATGGACAAAGGAGTCAA gagccgcTACGTCCCGGCGCGGAAGTGTGCGGCCGAACTCCTCCTGTCCTTGACGGAGAAAATGGGAGTCACGAAGCTTGCAggcacacccagggctgagaggctggcacatGTGGCAGGGATACTTGCTCAGGACTGTCACAAGGACACGAG gcattatggacaggagatggtgaagatgttgctgagtaatcaaaaatttaaaaagcttttggaaCAATCTCTTTCCACGCATGACCTGGAAGATATCCTGAAGAGAAtgaagaagaaa GGGATGGACAACCAGAAGGCTGAATGCCCACCTGTGCAGGAGCCGGTGAAGAAGAGGAACGATGGCGCGAAGAAGCCCCAGGCCACATCGCCTCCTAGCAAACG ggCAAAGTCTGCCACCGATGGACACCGCCTACACCGTGCAACAGCCCAGGTCACGTTACCTGCATCTGTGGAagaaagggagctgctccagaagctttaccATCTCCTGGAAGACAAGGGGTTCCAGACACGGATGGAAGGAGTGGCACTCCTCCTAGACCTGTCCCAAACCAGACCCCAGCTGATCACCACTAACATTGTCCAA atttttgattattttgtcctGAGAATCTGTGACACACataagaaagtgaagcagaaggcgcTGGAGGCGCTGGCAGAAATCATAGGACTCCTGCAGGATGCCATGAACCCACTGATGATCCGTTTGGTTGAAGGGATAACAAAGAACCTAAACTCAAAGGATCCCGGGGTTCATGCCGCAGCTGTGAAGGCACTGGACCAAGCTGTTGTGCATTTGG atGAAGTATCCCTGATGAAAGAGCTCAGCCACCAATGGAGCCAACTGAGTGGCCAGGCTCTGCTAATTGTCACGGAGCGTATCACAG AGCTTGTGGAGTGGGttcatgccaggagccctgaagCGGTTGAGCGCtacgccctgcccgtgctctggtcctgcctggagaacaaggcgctgccTGTGCAAAGCGCCAGCGTCTGCACTGTGGTCACCAAGCTGGCCTGTGCCCTCTGCGAGGCGCTGGGCAGCCGGATCATTAAGTTTGCTGACAGCACACCTCCACACGTGCAGGAAAACCTCAACAGCCTTCTGGGCTGGTGA